A window of Cohnella herbarum contains these coding sequences:
- a CDS encoding class B sortase produces the protein MTKTKKILIAFSVLLLVFAVAGLARNLIRDYQDQKQIEELALQLEEIRLDAGGDARTPPLSIKQANKPAILPEFQELYERNTDMIGWLTIDNTRIDFPVMQNPQDGEYYLNHDFDKKKNKNGLPFLDAQNRIDDSDILLLHGHNMKSGLMFADLLNYKQESYYKEHSSIRLDTLYEKAEYEIVAVILSEVFRKSDDVFKYYQVEKVGSPAEFDSYVQNIRKLALYDTGVTAEYGDRLIVLSTCEYSTENGRLAVVARKR, from the coding sequence ATGACAAAAACAAAAAAAATTCTTATCGCCTTTTCCGTCCTTCTGCTGGTCTTTGCTGTGGCAGGCCTTGCACGGAATCTCATACGGGATTATCAAGACCAGAAGCAGATCGAAGAGCTGGCACTGCAGTTGGAGGAGATAAGATTGGATGCGGGCGGGGATGCGCGGACACCCCCGCTTTCTATCAAGCAGGCGAATAAGCCGGCGATACTTCCCGAGTTTCAAGAGCTTTACGAGCGAAACACGGACATGATCGGTTGGCTGACCATCGATAACACCCGAATCGACTTTCCGGTCATGCAGAATCCGCAGGACGGGGAGTACTATCTCAATCATGACTTCGATAAGAAGAAAAACAAAAACGGACTTCCCTTTTTGGACGCGCAGAACCGAATAGACGATTCGGATATTTTGTTGCTTCACGGCCATAACATGAAAAGCGGCCTGATGTTTGCGGATCTGCTGAATTACAAACAAGAAAGCTACTATAAAGAGCATTCTTCGATCCGGTTGGACACCCTTTACGAGAAGGCGGAATACGAGATTGTGGCCGTTATTCTCTCGGAGGTATTTCGCAAATCGGACGACGTATTTAAGTATTATCAGGTTGAGAAAGTAGGTTCGCCCGCCGAGTTCGATTCCTATGTTCAAAACATTAGAAAACTCGCCCTTTATGATACGGGTGTAACCGCCGAGTACGGTGACCGGCTTATCGTACTGTCTACGTGCGAATACTCTACCGAGAACGGTCGGTTAGCTGTAGTCGCCCGCAAACGTTAA
- a CDS encoding TetR/AcrR family transcriptional regulator has translation MPTASKRTDPRILRTRQLIRDAFIDLLEETDLEKITVNRITERATINRVTFYLHYQDIPDMLEKMADDMVSEIQAIYSAVPNPSRTSDVDWSMFVQMLEHIAENSKFYKVLLASKRIPVFNERLRKLMADFISSRTENRENPLSVSGVSVQRDIAIWYGSSAFIGTIICWLRNDMPYTPLFLAKQLSLLAPFTFRYDQLKDPK, from the coding sequence ATGCCAACAGCTTCCAAGCGCACGGATCCACGTATCCTTCGTACGCGCCAATTGATTCGGGATGCTTTTATCGACTTGCTCGAGGAGACTGACCTTGAAAAAATAACGGTGAATCGCATTACGGAGCGAGCTACGATAAACCGCGTCACTTTCTATCTGCATTATCAGGATATTCCGGATATGCTGGAGAAGATGGCGGATGACATGGTTAGCGAAATTCAAGCTATCTATAGTGCTGTTCCGAATCCTTCTCGTACGTCGGACGTTGATTGGTCCATGTTCGTCCAAATGCTGGAGCACATCGCGGAAAATTCAAAATTTTACAAGGTGCTGCTCGCTTCCAAACGCATCCCCGTCTTTAACGAACGCCTTCGTAAGCTGATGGCCGATTTTATCTCCAGCAGAACAGAGAATCGAGAAAATCCCTTATCCGTTTCGGGGGTGAGCGTTCAGAGGGATATTGCAATCTGGTACGGCTCCTCCGCCTTCATCGGCACGATTATCTGTTGGCTTCGCAATGATATGCCTTATACGCCGCTGTTCCTAGCGAAGCAGCTTTCCCTGCTGGCTCCTTTCACATTTAGATACGACCAACTCAAAGATCCGAAATGA
- a CDS encoding transposase → MATQPAITLAQYQKHFLTEESCFDYLYKTKWPEGYRCSRCQHDDCYTLKTRNHPFYECKNCGNQTSLTVGTIFEKTRTDITVWFAAIYIVGQDNDVTTAAIANELEINYETAWTMVRKIRKALASPECIANAPAL, encoded by the coding sequence TTGGCTACTCAACCTGCTATTACCCTCGCGCAATATCAAAAGCATTTCCTTACGGAAGAGTCTTGCTTCGACTATCTTTACAAAACGAAGTGGCCCGAAGGTTATCGGTGTTCCAGATGCCAACACGACGATTGCTATACTCTAAAGACTCGCAACCACCCGTTCTATGAATGCAAAAATTGCGGAAACCAGACATCGCTCACCGTCGGCACCATTTTCGAGAAGACGAGAACCGATATCACCGTTTGGTTCGCGGCGATTTATATCGTCGGTCAGGATAACGACGTAACTACGGCAGCGATCGCGAACGAGTTGGAAATCAACTATGAAACGGCATGGACGATGGTGAGAAAAATCCGTAAAGCCTTAGCGAGCCCGGAATGCATCGCAAACGCACCCGCTTTGTGA
- a CDS encoding DHA2 family efflux MFS transporter permease subunit: protein MSNHSAFDSSSIKKGPLLFVMILGAFIAVLNQTIMSVAMPELMVDFDIAASTAQWLTTGYMLVNGVLIPITAFLMQRFTTRELFQTSMIIFLLGTIVSAVAPNFDILLTGRLIQAAGAGIIMPLLMNVVLTIFPPDKRGAAMGMVGFAIIFAPAIGPTLAGYIMEHYSWRTMFYGMIPFVVIVIAVAFIYLKNASERSYPKIDIVGVILSTIGFGAVLYGFSSAGSKGWSSTEVIVSIVAGVVALILFTWRQLVSKSPLLDLRAFKYSMFSLTTVINIVVTMVMYADMMLLPLYLQSARGYTAMESGLLMLPGALLMGIMMPITGKLFDRFGAKWLSIIGMAITILTTIGFVNLTDSTSYTYLVLMSTGRRFGMAMFLMPITTAGLNQLPARLNAHGTAISNTIKQVAGGIGTALLVTVMTTSTKGHLQDTIAAGGTGTKEHMLMEATIQGINDAYLVIIGIGLVGLLLSFFIKRTGNAEEAETGKAPNPSRVREA from the coding sequence ATGAGTAATCACTCGGCTTTTGACAGTAGCTCCATTAAGAAAGGTCCCCTGTTGTTCGTCATGATTCTGGGAGCGTTCATCGCCGTTCTGAATCAGACCATTATGAGCGTGGCAATGCCGGAACTAATGGTCGACTTTGACATTGCGGCGTCTACGGCTCAATGGCTGACAACCGGCTACATGTTGGTCAACGGAGTTCTTATTCCGATCACCGCGTTTCTCATGCAACGTTTTACGACCCGCGAGCTTTTCCAGACTTCCATGATTATTTTTCTCCTTGGAACGATTGTTTCGGCAGTCGCGCCTAACTTCGACATTTTGCTGACGGGCCGCTTGATTCAAGCTGCTGGAGCCGGTATTATCATGCCGTTGCTGATGAACGTCGTCTTGACCATTTTCCCTCCCGACAAACGCGGTGCCGCTATGGGAATGGTCGGTTTCGCCATTATTTTCGCCCCGGCTATCGGGCCTACGCTTGCCGGATATATTATGGAGCATTATTCCTGGCGTACGATGTTCTACGGAATGATTCCATTTGTCGTTATTGTTATAGCCGTCGCGTTTATTTATTTGAAAAACGCGTCCGAACGAAGCTATCCTAAAATTGATATTGTGGGCGTTATCCTCTCGACGATCGGATTCGGCGCCGTTCTTTACGGCTTCAGCAGCGCGGGAAGCAAAGGTTGGTCTAGCACGGAAGTGATCGTGTCTATTGTGGCTGGCGTTGTCGCCCTGATCTTGTTCACGTGGAGACAACTGGTTTCCAAGAGCCCTCTTCTCGATCTCAGAGCGTTTAAATACAGCATGTTCTCCCTGACGACCGTTATTAATATTGTGGTTACGATGGTCATGTATGCGGATATGATGCTGCTTCCGCTGTATTTGCAAAGCGCACGCGGATATACGGCCATGGAGTCCGGACTGCTGATGCTCCCCGGGGCGCTTCTGATGGGGATCATGATGCCGATAACCGGGAAGCTATTCGACCGGTTCGGAGCGAAATGGTTGTCTATTATCGGTATGGCGATTACGATCTTGACCACGATCGGATTCGTTAATCTGACCGATTCCACCAGCTATACGTATTTGGTTCTGATGTCCACGGGCCGACGCTTCGGTATGGCGATGTTCTTGATGCCGATCACGACGGCCGGTCTGAACCAATTGCCGGCAAGACTGAACGCGCATGGTACGGCCATCTCCAACACCATCAAACAGGTGGCCGGCGGGATAGGTACCGCTTTGCTCGTCACGGTGATGACGACCAGCACGAAGGGCCATCTTCAGGATACGATCGCCGCGGGCGGCACGGGGACTAAGGAGCATATGTTGATGGAGGCGACTATCCAGGGGATCAATGATGCGTACCTGGTTATCATCGGAATCGGATTAGTCGGTTTGCTGCTTTCCTTCTTCATTAAACGTACGGGGAATGCGGAGGAAGCCGAAACCGGGAAAGCTCCGAATCCTTCTAGAGTTAGGGAAGCGTAA
- a CDS encoding DHA2 family efflux MFS transporter permease subunit, whose protein sequence is MDTAIAGRGAPTTDLREVKKGPIVAALIIGAFVSLLNETLLNIAYPELMKQFAVTASTVQWLSTGYMLVIGILVPVTALLQQWFTTRQMFLSAMTIFLSGTMVCALAPWFGMLLTGRIIQALGTGLMLPVLMTTILVIFPPEKRGGAMGLIGLVIMFAPAIGPTLSGLIIDSLSWRWLFYLVLPLGAFSIVFAGIYLKNVSELKKPRVDIASILLSCIGFGGVVYGFSKAGISSWSEPEVYGTIFAGSVALILFIWRQLVVKEPILELRVFKYPLFSLAMVLIFLLMMMIFAAMIILPLYFQTVLLMTAFGSGLALMPGGILNGIMAPISGKLFDKFGPRVLVIPGLVLVALSTGLFIGVGSDTSAGVVIVLHIVLLTGFSMAMMPAQTTGLNQLPRHLYPHGTAILNTLQQVAGAMGTALFISIMSSGTKSYKNASEDPNSQAEAVNGFVAGMQDAFITGFVLSLVALAIGFFIKRAKAKEE, encoded by the coding sequence ATGGATACGGCAATTGCGGGAAGAGGAGCTCCAACTACGGATTTAAGAGAGGTAAAGAAAGGGCCAATCGTTGCCGCATTGATTATTGGCGCGTTTGTCTCCCTCTTGAACGAAACGTTGTTGAATATCGCTTATCCGGAGCTGATGAAGCAATTCGCGGTAACGGCTTCGACCGTTCAATGGTTGTCTACCGGTTATATGCTTGTCATCGGCATTCTCGTTCCGGTAACGGCATTGCTTCAGCAATGGTTTACGACGAGGCAAATGTTTTTGTCCGCTATGACGATCTTTCTGTCGGGGACGATGGTTTGCGCGTTGGCTCCTTGGTTCGGCATGCTTTTAACCGGAAGGATCATTCAGGCACTGGGTACGGGGCTCATGTTACCGGTATTGATGACTACGATTCTCGTGATTTTCCCGCCGGAAAAAAGGGGAGGAGCGATGGGGCTGATCGGTCTTGTTATCATGTTCGCTCCGGCCATCGGACCGACGCTATCGGGCTTGATTATCGACTCGTTGTCGTGGCGGTGGCTATTTTATTTAGTCCTTCCGCTCGGGGCGTTTTCTATTGTTTTTGCGGGCATCTATCTGAAAAACGTATCCGAATTGAAGAAACCCAGAGTCGATATTGCGTCTATTCTGCTTTCATGCATCGGCTTCGGAGGAGTCGTGTACGGGTTCAGCAAAGCGGGGATAAGCTCTTGGTCGGAACCGGAGGTGTACGGGACGATCTTCGCGGGGAGCGTAGCGCTTATATTGTTCATTTGGCGTCAATTGGTCGTCAAGGAGCCCATACTTGAGCTTCGGGTTTTCAAATACCCTCTGTTCTCGCTCGCCATGGTGCTCATTTTCCTGCTAATGATGATGATATTCGCCGCTATGATCATCCTTCCGTTATATTTTCAGACCGTATTGCTCATGACGGCTTTCGGCTCGGGGTTAGCTTTGATGCCTGGCGGTATCCTCAACGGCATTATGGCGCCGATTTCGGGCAAGCTGTTCGATAAATTCGGTCCGAGGGTTCTGGTTATTCCGGGTCTGGTTCTGGTTGCTTTGTCTACCGGGCTGTTCATTGGAGTGGGAAGCGATACGAGCGCTGGGGTTGTCATTGTCCTTCATATTGTTTTGCTAACGGGATTCTCGATGGCAATGATGCCAGCGCAAACGACGGGGCTTAATCAACTGCCTCGTCATCTATACCCGCACGGAACGGCAATCCTTAATACGCTGCAGCAAGTGGCCGGCGCAATGGGTACCGCTTTGTTCATCAGTATTATGTCTTCCGGAACGAAATCTTATAAGAATGCGTCCGAGGACCCGAATTCTCAGGCCGAAGCGGTGAACGGATTTGTCGCAGGCATGCAAGACGCCTTTATTACCGGCTTCGTTCTTTCTTTAGTCGCCTTGGCAATCGGTTTCTTTATCAAGCGGGCGAAGGCGAAAGAGGAATGA